The genomic window GAAGAAGAAAAATTTGCATATGAAGCGAAAGGGCTGCGCGGATGCAAGCGAGATGGATATATGGATGAGCGGTTAGTCGCTGGTTACGTTCATTTTTATTTTCCGTCGAATGCTTTGCTTGTTGAGCGTTGGTTGAAGGCGTGCAGCGAGGTGAAAGGAGATGCGTAAAGCGCTGCCGATTATGTTTCAAGGAACGCATTCAGATGCGGGAAAAAGCGTGATCGCCACGGCTTTTTGTCGCATATTTGCTCGCAACGGTTGGAAAACGGCGCCATTTAAATCGCAAAATATGTCGCTCAATTCATACGTAACGGTCGATGGAAAAGAAATCGGACGCGCGCAAGGGGTGCAGGCGGAAGCGGCAGGTGTGTTAGCGACGACGCACATGAATCCGATTTTAATTAAGCCGAGCCGCGATCAAGAGGCGCAAATTGTCGTACATGGAAAACCGTATAAAAACATGCAAGCGAGCGCTTATCGAACCGAGTTTTTTCATACGGGATTGAACATTATTCAACAGTCGCTCGATGTATTGATGAAACAATACGATCGACTTGTCATTGAAGGAGCAGGAAGTCCTGCGGAAGTAAATTTGAACGATCGTGAGCTTGTGAATATGCGTGTGGCGCGCATGGCGAATGCCCCTGTTGTTTTGATTGGTGATATTGAGCGCGGAGGAGTGTTTGCGAGTTTAGTTGGCACATTGCAGTTGTTAGATGAATGTGATCGTAAACGTGTCATTGGGGTGATCATTAATAAATTTCGCGGCGATGTTGCGCTTCTTCAGCCGGGATTGCGTTGGTTTGAACAATATACAGGCGTGCCGGTGCTTGGCGTCGTTCCGTATATGCATTTGCGCATCGATGCGGAAGATTCTGTGACACTTTCTCGTTATGTGACAAAAAAAGACGATGCGAAAGCGATTGATGTAGCGGTCATTCAATATCCGCGCATATCTAACTTTACGGATATCGATCCGTTTTTTGCCGAACCGGACTGTTCGGTGCGATTTGTGACGGACGCGTCGTTGTTAGGCGAGCCAGATATACTTATTTTGCCGGGCAGTAAAAATACGATTGAAGATGTCCAGTTTTTAAAAGAAACAGGGTTATTTGTAGCGATCCGCCGTTTATATGAACGAAGCGATACGATCATGATCGGTATTTGCGGTGGTTATCAAATGCTTGGAGAACGTATAAAAGATCCGTTTCATGTCGAAACGCCACTCGATGAGATAGAAGGATTAAGTTTGTTGGCAATGGAAACGACGCTTGCTTGTGAAAAAACGACTGTGTTATGTGAAGGGATATTGACGTTTCAACGCGAAACGTTTCATGTGAGTGGATATGAAATTCATATGGGACGCTCGATCGTAAAAAGCGGTGAGCCGCTTATTTCGCAGAATGGGAAAACAGATGGTTGTAAAACGAAAGATGAACGCGTGATTGGAACATATATGCACGATTTATTTCATAACGATGCGTTTCGCCATCATTTATTAAACGACGTGCGGAGAAAAAAACAACTGCTGCCACTTTCTACAAGACCGCTTTATCGACAATTGCGCATGCAAGCATTTGATGAACTAGCCAATTGCGTCGAAACAAGCGTCAATGTGACAACAATTGAACGAAAAATGATGGAATTTCAAGGGGGAGATCATCATGCTTTATGAGCAAATTGGGGAAGAAGTACGCAACTATATTGATCAACTAACGAAACCGCGTGGAAGCCTGGGACGACTTGAAGAGTTAGCGATTGATATTGCGAAAATGACAGGGGAGCGTTTTCCTAGCGTGACGCCACCGGGTGTGCTCGTCTTTGCGGCCGATCATGGTATTGCAAAAGAAGGGGTGTCTGCGTATCCGCAAGAAGTGACAGCGCAAATGGTGCTCAATTTTGTGCGTGGCGGGGCTGCCATTAACGTATTTAGCAAACAAATTGGCGCAACATTTTCAGTTGTCGATGTTGGCGTGGCGGTTGATATTCATGAAGAACGTGTCATCGACGAAAAAGTAGCATATGGAACGAACAATTTTGCCAATGAGCAAGCGATGACGAAAGAAGAAGCGGAGCGAGCAGTGCAAGCCGGATATCGCCAAGCAAATGCGATGATTGATCACGGCATCCGCTGTTTGATTGTTGGGGAAATGGGGATCGGCAATACGACGACAGCTAGCGCCCTGTTAGCAGCGATAAGCGGCCGCAACGTGGCTGAACTTGTCGGAAAAGGAACAGGCGTTCATGATGAAGCGTTGAAACGTAAGCGAGACGTGATTGAACGTACGCTTGCAAAACATAAACCGAATGCGTCTGATGCCATCGATTTATTGACAAAAATCGGAGGGCTTGAAATTGCGGCGATGGCAGGAGCGATGATCGCGGCCGCAGAGCGACGCATTCCGATTTTGCTTGATGGCTTTATTTGTACGGTCGCAGCGTTAATCGCCGAACGACTGGATAAACGTGTCGTTCATTATATGATTGCGGGGCATCGGTCGCAAGAACCGGGGCATCGCATTGCTCTGGAGTTGTTACATAAAGAGCCGCTTGTTGATTTAGGTATGCGGCTTGGAGAAGGAAGTGGAGCGGCGGTAGCATTTCCGATTGTTCATATGGCGACGGCGATGCTTCATATGGCGACATTTTCATCAGCAAACGTAGCGACAGGGAGCGATCATGATGAATAAAGGAAAAGTATATATTGTTGGGGCAGGGCCGGGGGATCCGAAGCTTATTACTGTATACGGACGTGAATGTATTGAAAAGGCGGATGTTATTATTTACGATCGACTCGTGAGTGAACAGCTGTTGACTTACGCTAGAGAAGGAACAATGCTTTTATATTGCGGCAAAGAGCCGGGAAAGCATGGGAACATTCAACAACAAATTCATCAATGGCTTGTTGAACATGCGCTGCAAGGAAAGACGGTTGTTCGCTTAAAAGGCGGCGATCCGTTTATGTTCGGTCGCGGTGGGGAAGAGGCGGAGCATTTGCGCGCATATGGCATCCCGTATGAAATTGTCCCCGGTGTGACAGCCGGCGTCGCTGCCCCGGCATATGCTGGCATTCCTGTGACGCATCGCAATTATGCTGGCGGGGTGACGTTCATCGCAGGACATCTGAGCGGGGAACGTGATCGCATTCGCTGGGATGCATTAAGCGAGGCAACAAATACGATCGTATTTTATATGGGGATGGCAAATATCGGTTACATTTGTGAACAACTACAACGTCATGGCAAAGATGGCGAGACACCTGTGGCGGTGATCGAATGGGCAACGACGACAGAGCAACGAACCGTTGTCGGTACGTTACAAACAATCGTTGACATCGTTCATGAAAAACAATTTTCCTCCCCTGCTATTATCGTTGTCGGAGATGTCGTCCGCTTACACGATCAGTTAAAGTGGGTGGAAGAGAAATGGTGATTGTTTATACGGGAGACGGAAAAGGAAAAACAACTGCGGCGGTCGGCCTTGCCATTCGCGCTGCGGGGCATGGAAAAAAAGTGATCGTCATTCAATTTATTAAATCGCCGCATCGTCCATATGGCGAGGCGAAAATATTGCAGCAACTCGGTATAGAGGTGCATCAAACAGGCGTTGGCTTCACGTGGACAAAAACGCCAGAAGAACATCGCGAAGCGTTACAAAAAGGGTGGGCGCTTGCGAAACAACATGTGTTATCTAGTTTATATGATGTTGTCGTTTTAGACGAATTAAATGTTGCTTTAGCGATTACATCGTTTCCGATTGATGATGTTTTGCCAATGCAAGATGTTGTGCATACGTTGGCGAATAAGCCAGCGCATACCCATGTTGTCGTGACAGGAAGAGGGGCAAAAGAGGAAATGATTCAACTTGCTGATTTAGTGACGGAAATGAAAGAAGTGAAACATTATTATCATAAAGGCGTTCATGCAATGAAAGGGATTGATTTGTAAAGAATGGATGTTGTGAAAAAGCTGATCAAAGTCAGCTTTTTCACAACACGTTAAAATATCTCGCTTCCGGATGGGCGAAGACGATGGCGGAAACGGACGCTTCTGGTTCCATCATATACCCTTCCGTTAAATGAATGCCGATTTCTTCTGGGCGTAAAAGACGGAATAGTTTCTCTTGGTCTTCGAGATTTGGGCAAGCAGGATAGCCGAAAGAAAAACGTTGTCCTTGATACTTCGCCGCAAATCGTTGTTCCATCGTAAAATCAGGAGAATCCGGAAAGCCCCAACGGTCGCGCATAATTTGATGGACGCGTTCCGCTAATCCTTCCGCTAGTTCAAGCGCTAGCGCTTGAATGGCATGGCTTTTTAAAAATTGTCCTTCTTCTTTTAGACGTTGTGCCATATCGCGCACTCCTGCTCCAGCTGTCACAGCAAATAGCCCGACGTAGTCGATTTGTTCATTCGAAAGATAATCTGCTAAGCATAAATGCGGCGCTTTCGTTTGTCTTGGAAACGTAAACGTTTCAATGACCGTTTGTTGATCGCGCGGATCGTAAATGATCACCGTATCGCCGTCGCTTCTGGATGGGAAAAATTGATATACCGCTTTCGGTGCAAGGGATTTTGTTTGTTTTGCTTCAGCGAGCAGCTCATCGATCAACTCTTTTAACATGATTGCTTTTTCGTTTCCTTCTGCCAACAGCTTTTTTACATTTCCTTTTAAACCGAGATGGTGGCCAAGAAGCATTTGCCAATTGACGTACGGTTCAATATGTGAAAGCGGAATGTCTTTTAATATATGTTTTTCTGTATCGGTCGGAACGTAAATCGGTGCCCGCTTCACATTTGACTTTGTCATGACAGCGACTGTGCTTTGCCGTTCGATTGTTTGTTTCGTTTTTTCTTTTTTCTCATAAGAAATGTCTTGTTGGACGATACGGTTGGCAAGCGTCAATCCTTCCATCGCATCTTTCGCGTATAAAACGATGCCGTCATATTCGGGCGCGATTTTCGTATCGGTAAATTTGCGTGAAAGAGCGGCGCCGCCAACTAAAATTGGTAAGGAGATGCCTGCTTGTTTTAAGTCTTGCGCAGTGAGCACCATTTGTTGAGCCGATTTTACAAGCAGTCCGGATAAGCCGATCATGTCTGGCTGTTCGTTTCGCACCGCTTCGATGAGCTGCTGCGGCGTGACTTTAATGCCTAAATCGACGACGTGAAACCCGTTGTTGCTTAAAATAATATCGACTAAATTTTTTCCGATGTCGTGCACATCGCCTTTGACTGTTGCTAGCAACACTTTTCCTTTGACGCTCGTTTCGTTTTTTTCCATATACGGCTCTAAAAAGGCGACGGCCGCTTTCATCACTTCTGCGCTTTGCAACACTTCGGCGACGATGAGCTGATTATCGTTAAATAGGCGACCGACTTCGTCCATTCCGTTCATCAGTGGACCGTTAATAATGTCAAGCGGACTGTACGTTTGTAAGGCGAGCGTCAAGTCTTCGATAAGCCCATCTTTCGTTCCTTCAATGACGTATGTGGCAAGCCGCTCTTCTAACGTCATATGGACGTTTGTTTGTTTCGGTTGTTTCGTTTTATCGCGATAAAATTGAATAAATGCGTTTAACGTTTCATCGTTTGTGTGAAATAACAACGCCTCTGCTAAGCGCACTTCTTCTTCAGGAATGGACGCAAAGCGCTCTAATTTTTCCGTATTGACGATCGCGTAATCAAGCCCTGCTTGCGTGCAATGGTATAAAAAGACGGAGTTTAACACTTCGCGTCCGACAGGTGGCAAACCAAATGAGACGTTGCTAATGCCGAGCATCGTTAAACAGTTTGGCAAATGTTGTTTAATGAGGCGAATGCCTTCAATCGTTTCTTTTGCTGCGCCAATATATTGCTCATCTCCTGTACCGATTGGGAAGACGAGCGGATCGAAAATAATGTCGTGCGGTGACACGCCATATTTATTGACAAGTAAATCGTATGAACGAAGGGCGATGTCCAGTTTTCGTTTCGCTTCAATGGCCATTCCTTGTTCGTCAATTGTGCCGACGACGACCGCTGCACCGTATTGATGAAGAAGCGGGACAATTTTTTCAAATCGTTCTTCCCCGTCTTCTAAGTTAATGGAGTTAATAATCGCTTTTCCTTGGGAATACGATAACGCACAGGCGATGACGTCTTCATCGGTCGAGTCGATGACGAGCGGCACTTTCACTTTTTTCACGACTTGTTGAATAAATTGTTCCATATCTTCTTTTTCATCGCGGTCAGGGTCCGCTAAACAAATGTCGATGACGTGCGCTCCATTTTTCACTTGTGCGCGCGCAATTTCTGCCGCTTCTTCATATTTGCCTTCCGCGATGAGCCGTTTAAACTTACGTGAGCCAATGACGTTCGTTCGTTCCCCGACAAAAAGCGGCCGCATCGTTTCATCGTATATCAACGCATCAATGCCGGATACTGCATGCATGGCAAACTGTTTCGGGATGACACGAGGTGGAATGTCGCGCACCGCTTCAGCGATGGCGCGAATATGTTGTGGCGTCGTGCCGCAACAGCCGCCGACAATGTTTAGCCATCCTTTTTCAGCAAATTGGCGAATTTTTTTCGCAAGTATGTCTGGCGTTTCGTGGTAGTGCCCTTCTTCGTCAGGAAGCCCGGCGTTTGGATAACAGCTGACGGCCGTGTTCGCTAATGAAGCGAGCGAGCGCAAATGGTCGGTCATAAATTCCGGACCTGTGGCGCAGTTTAAACCGACGGCAAAAGGTTTCATATGTTGAATGGAAATAAAAAACGATTCGATCGTTTGTCCGGCAAGCGTCGTTCCCATCGGTTCAATCGTTCCAGAAATCATCAGCGGCACCCGTTTTCCGACCGCTTGAAACGCTTCGGTAATGCCGAGAAAGGCGGCTTTGACGTTTAACGTATCTTGGCACGTTTCTAACAACAATAAATCGACGCCGCCAATTAATAGCCCGCGCGCTTGTTCTTCATACGCAGCAACGAGCTCCGTAAACGTCGCTCCGCCTGTGACAGAAAGCGTTTTTGTCGTCGGACCCATCGAGCCTGCAACGAAGCGCGGCCAATCGGTTGTCGTATATTTTTCCGCTGCTCGTCTTGCAAGTTTCGCTGCCTCGATATTTAACTCAAGCGCTAAATGGCCGAGATCATATTCGTCTAGGACGATGCGCGTTGCCCCGAACGTATTCGTTTCGACAATGTCGGCCCCTGCGGCAAAATACGCTTCATGGATGTGAGAAATGACGTGTGGGGCGGTGATCGTTAAATATTCGTTGCATCCTTCATATGCTTCACCGCCAAAATCGTCCGCAGTTAAGTTGGCCGCTTGAATCATCGTTCCCATTGCACCGTCAATAATTAAAATTTTCTTTTCGAGCTGTTCAAATAAACTAGCCATAATAAACCGTCCTTTCTTTTGCGAGCCGCTCTTTTTCATGAATGTAACGAACGAGTTCGACCGTCATATCGTAACGTAAAAATGGGGTAATTAAATAAATGCCTTGGAATAAATCGAACGCGGCATCGATGAGCGCTTTGGCGATCGCTAATCCTTCTTTCGTTGATTGAACACGGTCGTTTGCGCACATGGCCATGCGGTTGCGAATGTCATCAGACAATGTAATGCCCGGCACTTCGTGATGTAAAAAGTCGGCGTTGCGTGCGCTTGTGAGCGGCATAATGCCGATGTAAATCGGCGTCGGTAAATGTTTCGTCGCTTCATACACGTCTTCGATTTGTTTTTCGCTATAAAGCGGCTGTGTTAAAAAGTAGTGCGCCCCGCATTCAATTTTTTTCTCTATCCGCTTTACTGCTTTATCTAAATGGCGCACGTTCGGATTAAAGGCGGCAGCGATCGAAAAGTTCGTCTTTTGTCCGAGCGGTTTGCCTGAGTACGACAGTCCTTCGTTAAATTGGCGAATTAACGAAATGAGGTCAAACGATGATAAATCGTAGACGGACGTCGCGCCTGGAAAGTCGCCTACTTTTGACGGATCGCCTGTTAAAGCGAGCACGTCGGTCATGCCCAGCGTATGAAGCCCCATTAAGTGCGACTGCAAGCCGATTAAGTTTCGATCGCGGCATGTAATATGAATGAGCGGACGCATGCCAAGCTGTTGTTTGACGATCGTGCCGACAGCGACGTTGCTAATGCGCGGTGTCGCAAGCGAGTTGTCGGCAAGCGTTAAGGCATCAATGTTTGCTTCTTTTAACGCTTTTGCGCCTTCTAAAAATGTCGTTAAGCCGAGCTTTTTCGGTGGATCGAGCTCGACGATAATCGAGCGTCGCGTGCGAGCGATGTCGGCAAGAGAAGGGGCTGTCGTTTGTTTTTCTTCTTGGACGACGATCGGATGGCGCTGTTTGACTTCTTTTTTATATACAGGCGTGCGATCGGAAAGGGCGCGAGCAATGGCGGCAATATGTTTTGGCGTCGTACCGCAACAGCCGCCGATGAGCCGAACTCCTTGTTCACGAAAGGCGCGCGCCGTTTCTTCAAAATATTGTTCGCTCGTTTCGTAAATGAAGCGACCGTCGCGATATTGCGGCAAGCTCGCGTTCGGATATACCGATAAAAAAGCGCGTGTAGGAATCGGTACTTCTTCTAGTGAGCGCAACATATGATATGGGCCGAGATGGCAGTTTAAGCCGACGACATCAGCCCCAAGTCGTTCTAATTCGGTCAGCGCTTCAGCAAGCGGCATCCCGTGTTGCAGGACGCCAATATCATGCAACGTGACGTGGGCGATGATCGGCAACGTCGTTTCTTTGCGAGCGATGGAAAGAACGGTTTGCAATTCTTCGAAATCGTAATATGTTTCAAGCAAAAGCCCATCGACACCTTCGTTTAACAACACATACAGCTGTTCACGAAATGTTCGTTTCACTTCTTCAAGCGAAATCGCGCTTTTGTTCGTGCTCCGTAGTCCTCCGATCGTACCGAGCACGTAGGCGCGCCCTTTTGCCGCTCGTTTCGCCAGTCCGACCGCTGCTTCGTTTATTTTTTTTACGTCATCTTGCAGCCCGTAACGTGCTAGTTTTACGTAGTTGGCGCCGTATGTGTTCGTTTGAATGACTTCTGCGCCTGATTCAATATACGCCTCATGAATATGGACAATTTCTTCAGGCTTTGTGACGTTTAATTCTTCAAAACAACGATCGATGCCGTGCGCATATAATAACGTTCCCATCGCTCCATCCGCGATGACGATGCGTTCTTTTAAATCATCTAATAATCCCACGTCCATTCCTCCGTTTCTTTGTTTAAAGTAAAAAAGTCCTCTCCATAAGAAGAAGACTTGACGCGCTCCTTCTTATCTTCCAAGCGAATCGCTTGTCTGGACTTAGCACCTTGACGATCGTCAGGTTGCTGAAGGTTCATCGGGCCAGTCCCTCCCCTTCTCTCGATAAGATGTTGTATGAAGTTACTCATAAATGTAACTGATTTTTTAGAAATATTCAACTATTTTATTTAAGAAAAGAAAAAGAAGGCAAAGTGCCTTCTTAACGGTAGTTGACGAATTGAACGTCAATCGGTAAATCTGCCTCGCGAATGGCGGCGATTACTTTTTGTAAATCGTCTTTACTTTTGCCGCTGACACGAATTTGGTCTTCTTGAATTTGACTTTTTACTTTTAAACCTGTATTTTTAATGATTGTGTTAATTTTTTTCGCATTGTCTTTGTCGATGCCTTGGACGAGTTTCGCACGTTGGCGCACCGTTCCGCCAGATGCAGCCTCTACTTTTCCGTATTGAATGTTTTTTGTCGGCACGCCGCGTTTAATGAGTTTGCCGATAAGCACATCTTTCAGCTGTTCAAGTTTAAACTCATCGTCAGAAATGAGAATGAGCTCATCTTTTTCAAGTGAAATGTCGCTTTTGCTTCCTTTAAAGTCGTAGCGGTTTTGAATTTCTTTTAACGCGATGTTGATGGCGTTCGTCACTTCTGACAAATCGACTTTCGACACAATATCAAACGAACTTTCTTTTGACATATGAATCACCTCGGCATAAATTTGTTGTGCTTCCATTATAGTCGATTGTTGGCATACGAACAACTTTACAAAGTTTTTATATATAAAAAGTAAACAAAATGTCGGAATGTGTCGATATAATAAATGAAGCGGGATTTGATTGAAAAGTAAGGAGATGAGGAAATTTGATGAAAAAAATGATTTCACTCATGATGGCATTCGTTTTATTGCTTGCCGCAGGGTGTTCGCAAACGAGTTCTTTTCAACCGAAAGATCGAATAAAAATAGGCATTATGTTGTCAGACGTCGGACTCGGTGATCAATCGTTTAGCGATTCGGCATTTAAAGGATTAATGAAAGCGCGCGATGAGCTAGGTATCTTTTTTGACTATCGTGAGTTAAAAGAAACCGAGACGTATGAAAAAGGGTTAACAGAGCTCGTTGAAGCAGGGAACGATCTCGTCATCGGATTAGGTTTTATGGTGCAACAAGATTTAGAAAAAGTCGCCAAAAAATATCCGAAACAGCAATTCGTCTTAATTGATGCGGTATCTGATTTACCGAACATTACATCGATTACGTTTAAAGAAGATGAAGGAAGCTTTTTAGCTGGCGTAGTGGCTGGCATGTTGACGAAAACAAACAACGTTGGTTTTGTTGGCGGAGCGGATGTGCCGCTTATTCGCAAATTTGCGAACGGCTTTATTCAAGGGGTAAAAGCGGTTAGACCAGAAGCAAAAGTGCAAGAAGTGTACGCTGGCAATTTCGGTGATGATAAACTTGGGGCACAAATTGCGAAACAAATGATCGCAAACGGGGCCGACGTCTTGTATGCCGCGGCTGGATTTACAGGTGTCGGTGTGCTTCGCGAGGCGGAAATGAATAAAAAATATGCGATCGGTGTCGATAGCGATCAATATTTTTATGCGGAAAAAGCAGTCGTCACATCGATGTTAAAAAATGTTGATGTCGCATTATATACAGTCATTAAACAATACGTTGAAACGAAAGAAGTGCCAAAAGGGACGGTTCAGCTTGGCTTAAAAGAAAACGGTGTTGATTTGGCGCCGATTCGCGTCGTGACATTCACTCCAGAGCAACAAGCAACGCTTGAAAAGTGGAAAGAAAAAGCGACAAACGGCATCGCAAAATAAAGGAGGAATATGATGACGATTAAACAACGGTTATTATTTCACTCATTAGCCACACCCGTCATTGCGGGGGCGATTATCGTGTTTATCATTATAAATATGCTTTCGATTCAATCGTCAAATCAAGATTTTGTTCCGCTCATGATGAAAGCGCAACATTTGCAGGCAGAGCTAAAAGCGACGAAACAAAGTTTAAGCAACTATGCTTACAGTCCGACAGAAGGAAATAAACAAGAAGTGATCGTTCATTTAGCGGAATCGGAAAAGCTGCTTCAAGCATTAAATAAAGGGTTAACTGAGCCGTATTTTCGTTCTGCCCTTGAGCAAGCGAATAAAAAGTTTGCTGAGCTTGCGAAACAATCGAACGAAGCGCTTGATGCAAACCATGTAGCGGAAGTGCGCCGCCAGTCGATGCGCGCGGAAGGGGTATTAAACGATGTGTACGTCGTCAACACGTATGTGAGCGAATATTATACGTACATGCAAAAAACGTTACAAAAGCAAATTGATCGCGTCATTACGATTTCACTTGTGGCGATTGCTGTCGTATTATTGTTTGCGGGATTTAGCGGCGTCCGTTTAACGCAAAAAATGTCGACGCCGTTGCGAAAAATCGCAGAAAACGCAAAACAAATCGCCAACGGCAATTTGCGTATTGAGCCTGTAAAGTATAACGGAAAAGACGAATTGGCCGATTTAAATGCGGCGTTTACGACGATGGCCGATCAATTGAATGCATTGCTTCAATCAGTCGATACGGTCAGTAAGCAAGTCGAAGCGTTTGCGAAAGAAATTGATGAAGAAACAAAAGTGTTAACAGAAATTAACAACCAAGTCGCTGTGTCAACAAACGAATTATCCGCAGGGGCGCAAAGCATTTCCGAAGATTTGCAAAGTGCGGTACAGCTCATTGAGCGAATGGAAGGAACTGTACAGGAGAACGTCGGTCGGACGGAGCAAACAGCCCGTTATAGCGATGAAGCGGTTGTAGCGATTACAAATGGACAAGCCGCGTTAGCAGAACAAAAAGGATTTATTGATGAAAATACGAAAGCGACTGCTTCGATTGAACAATCGACTAAACAATTTGCGACGTATGCAAGCAAAATTGAAGATATGGCCAAAGCGGTCGCTGATATTGCGACGCAGACGAACTTGCTTGCGTTAAATGCGGCCATTGAAGCGGCGCGAGCAGGGGAAGCGGGCAAAGGATTTGCCGTCGTTGCTGAAGAAGTGCGCAAGCTTGCGGAAGAATCGTCGAAAGCGACAAGCCAAATTTTTGAGATGGTACAGCTCATTCAATCAGGGTTGACGAATGTGACCGAAGCGGTTCGTCGCGGGGTGGACATCGCGGAAGCGCAAGCGAAAGCGATTGAAACGACAACCGATGCGTTTGCACAAATTGAAAATAAAGTGCATCATATTACGACAGATATTCAAGCGCTTGTCGTCGGCATGAACGAATCAAAAGAGCTCGGCAAAAACGTTTTACAAAACGTTGAAAGCATTAGTGCGGTTGTCGAACAGTCAGCAGCAGGAAGCGAACAAATTGCCGCTTCCATGGTGGAACAGCTAGAAGCGTTCAAAAAAATGAGCGAAAAAGTGACGATGTTGCGCCAACTAACAGACGACTTACAACAAACGATGGCAAAGTTCCAAATGAAGTAAAAAAGATGCTCCGCGCGAGCATCTTTTTTACTAAGTATTGTTCAACTTTTTCGTTTTCAGTCGTATGTTGCAGTGATATAATGTGAATTGCACGGTGATATGCAGGGTGGGCAGTGGCTACTCCCTTATAGAAAGGGGGGCTACTGATGATTGCAGTTGAAGATGCACTAACGTTAATGATTGCCTTTGCATCTTTAATTGTCGCAGTAATTGCGGTTGCTAAAGATAAAAAGTAACCCACCCTGCTAGGCCCAAGTGAGGATAGGTTACTTCCTAACATGTCTCGGGCCACTGCACGTCTTGCAGTAAGCCGTGTATCGTAGGGCATTGGTGGCAGCCGATGCCCTATTTTTATGTCAATTCATTTTCACCTTTCATTATAACGCGAAAAGGGAAC from Anoxybacillus gonensis includes these protein-coding regions:
- a CDS encoding cobyric acid synthase, encoding MRKALPIMFQGTHSDAGKSVIATAFCRIFARNGWKTAPFKSQNMSLNSYVTVDGKEIGRAQGVQAEAAGVLATTHMNPILIKPSRDQEAQIVVHGKPYKNMQASAYRTEFFHTGLNIIQQSLDVLMKQYDRLVIEGAGSPAEVNLNDRELVNMRVARMANAPVVLIGDIERGGVFASLVGTLQLLDECDRKRVIGVIINKFRGDVALLQPGLRWFEQYTGVPVLGVVPYMHLRIDAEDSVTLSRYVTKKDDAKAIDVAVIQYPRISNFTDIDPFFAEPDCSVRFVTDASLLGEPDILILPGSKNTIEDVQFLKETGLFVAIRRLYERSDTIMIGICGGYQMLGERIKDPFHVETPLDEIEGLSLLAMETTLACEKTTVLCEGILTFQRETFHVSGYEIHMGRSIVKSGEPLISQNGKTDGCKTKDERVIGTYMHDLFHNDAFRHHLLNDVRRKKQLLPLSTRPLYRQLRMQAFDELANCVETSVNVTTIERKMMEFQGGDHHAL
- the cobT gene encoding nicotinate-nucleotide--dimethylbenzimidazole phosphoribosyltransferase, which produces MLYEQIGEEVRNYIDQLTKPRGSLGRLEELAIDIAKMTGERFPSVTPPGVLVFAADHGIAKEGVSAYPQEVTAQMVLNFVRGGAAINVFSKQIGATFSVVDVGVAVDIHEERVIDEKVAYGTNNFANEQAMTKEEAERAVQAGYRQANAMIDHGIRCLIVGEMGIGNTTTASALLAAISGRNVAELVGKGTGVHDEALKRKRDVIERTLAKHKPNASDAIDLLTKIGGLEIAAMAGAMIAAAERRIPILLDGFICTVAALIAERLDKRVVHYMIAGHRSQEPGHRIALELLHKEPLVDLGMRLGEGSGAAVAFPIVHMATAMLHMATFSSANVATGSDHDE
- the cobA gene encoding uroporphyrinogen-III C-methyltransferase is translated as MNKGKVYIVGAGPGDPKLITVYGRECIEKADVIIYDRLVSEQLLTYAREGTMLLYCGKEPGKHGNIQQQIHQWLVEHALQGKTVVRLKGGDPFMFGRGGEEAEHLRAYGIPYEIVPGVTAGVAAPAYAGIPVTHRNYAGGVTFIAGHLSGERDRIRWDALSEATNTIVFYMGMANIGYICEQLQRHGKDGETPVAVIEWATTTEQRTVVGTLQTIVDIVHEKQFSSPAIIVVGDVVRLHDQLKWVEEKW
- the cobO gene encoding cob(I)yrinic acid a,c-diamide adenosyltransferase; amino-acid sequence: MVIVYTGDGKGKTTAAVGLAIRAAGHGKKVIVIQFIKSPHRPYGEAKILQQLGIEVHQTGVGFTWTKTPEEHREALQKGWALAKQHVLSSLYDVVVLDELNVALAITSFPIDDVLPMQDVVHTLANKPAHTHVVVTGRGAKEEMIQLADLVTEMKEVKHYYHKGVHAMKGIDL
- the metH gene encoding methionine synthase, translating into MASLFEQLEKKILIIDGAMGTMIQAANLTADDFGGEAYEGCNEYLTITAPHVISHIHEAYFAAGADIVETNTFGATRIVLDEYDLGHLALELNIEAAKLARRAAEKYTTTDWPRFVAGSMGPTTKTLSVTGGATFTELVAAYEEQARGLLIGGVDLLLLETCQDTLNVKAAFLGITEAFQAVGKRVPLMISGTIEPMGTTLAGQTIESFFISIQHMKPFAVGLNCATGPEFMTDHLRSLASLANTAVSCYPNAGLPDEEGHYHETPDILAKKIRQFAEKGWLNIVGGCCGTTPQHIRAIAEAVRDIPPRVIPKQFAMHAVSGIDALIYDETMRPLFVGERTNVIGSRKFKRLIAEGKYEEAAEIARAQVKNGAHVIDICLADPDRDEKEDMEQFIQQVVKKVKVPLVIDSTDEDVIACALSYSQGKAIINSINLEDGEERFEKIVPLLHQYGAAVVVGTIDEQGMAIEAKRKLDIALRSYDLLVNKYGVSPHDIIFDPLVFPIGTGDEQYIGAAKETIEGIRLIKQHLPNCLTMLGISNVSFGLPPVGREVLNSVFLYHCTQAGLDYAIVNTEKLERFASIPEEEVRLAEALLFHTNDETLNAFIQFYRDKTKQPKQTNVHMTLEERLATYVIEGTKDGLIEDLTLALQTYSPLDIINGPLMNGMDEVGRLFNDNQLIVAEVLQSAEVMKAAVAFLEPYMEKNETSVKGKVLLATVKGDVHDIGKNLVDIILSNNGFHVVDLGIKVTPQQLIEAVRNEQPDMIGLSGLLVKSAQQMVLTAQDLKQAGISLPILVGGAALSRKFTDTKIAPEYDGIVLYAKDAMEGLTLANRIVQQDISYEKKEKTKQTIERQSTVAVMTKSNVKRAPIYVPTDTEKHILKDIPLSHIEPYVNWQMLLGHHLGLKGNVKKLLAEGNEKAIMLKELIDELLAEAKQTKSLAPKAVYQFFPSRSDGDTVIIYDPRDQQTVIETFTFPRQTKAPHLCLADYLSNEQIDYVGLFAVTAGAGVRDMAQRLKEEGQFLKSHAIQALALELAEGLAERVHQIMRDRWGFPDSPDFTMEQRFAAKYQGQRFSFGYPACPNLEDQEKLFRLLRPEEIGIHLTEGYMMEPEASVSAIVFAHPEARYFNVL